The following are from one region of the Paenibacillus sp. KS-LC4 genome:
- the parE gene encoding DNA topoisomerase IV subunit B, with the protein MAEHTDVFTQAPAADRNYEADDIQILEGLTAVRKRPGMYIGSTSSSGLHHLVWEIVDNAVDEHLAKFCSAIEVTLHKNGSITVYDNGRGIPTGMHKSGIPTPQVVFTILHAGGKFGGGGYKKSGGLHGVGASVTNALSEWLEVEIFRDGKIHKLRFEYWVDEDGKEHVGEPTTGLVVTGTTSRTGTKVTFKPDGRVFQAGTTLNYDTLAERLQEIAFLNSGLKVTIKDDRSGKNDVFHYEGGARQFVEFLNEDKSVLHEVIHFAGEREEIEVEVALQYNDGYTETLASFVNAIPTRGGGTHETGFKTAYTRVMNDYARKTAMLKEKDKNLEGNDLREGMMAVINIKMSEVEFVGQTKDQLGSASARGVVDAIVTEKMQVFLEENPQVAQLLLKKAVQASKAREAARKAREDMRSGKKKSESSNLGGKLTPAQSKDVTRNELFIVEGDSAGGSAKQGRDSKHQAILPLKGKPMNPEKAKLHDILKNDEYKMIIAAIGAGVGPEFDSEECNYHKIIIMTDADTDGAHIQVLLLTFFYRYMKPLIDSGRVYIAQPPLYKLTRKSGKLETVRYAWTDEQLQNYLKEFGKNFELQRYKGLGEMNPEQLWETTMNPETRTMLQVQIEDAAKAERRVSALMGDKVDPRKRWILENVDFAEYEE; encoded by the coding sequence ATGGCAGAGCATACAGATGTTTTTACACAAGCACCGGCTGCGGATCGAAATTATGAAGCCGATGATATACAGATTCTTGAAGGCTTGACAGCCGTACGGAAACGTCCGGGAATGTATATAGGCTCTACGAGCAGCTCAGGGCTGCATCATCTCGTTTGGGAAATCGTCGACAATGCTGTCGACGAGCATTTGGCAAAGTTTTGTTCCGCCATTGAGGTAACTTTGCACAAAAACGGCTCCATTACGGTCTATGACAATGGACGAGGCATTCCGACAGGGATGCACAAAAGCGGAATTCCAACGCCTCAGGTTGTATTTACGATCCTTCACGCAGGCGGAAAGTTCGGCGGCGGGGGATATAAAAAATCAGGCGGCCTGCACGGCGTCGGCGCATCGGTCACAAATGCGCTATCCGAATGGCTGGAAGTGGAAATTTTCCGTGATGGAAAAATACATAAGCTTCGGTTCGAATATTGGGTAGATGAGGATGGCAAGGAGCATGTTGGTGAGCCGACAACGGGACTTGTTGTAACGGGAACGACGTCACGCACGGGAACGAAGGTTACTTTTAAACCGGATGGACGCGTCTTTCAGGCTGGAACTACGCTGAATTACGATACTTTGGCGGAACGGCTGCAGGAAATCGCCTTCCTCAACTCAGGGCTAAAGGTGACGATTAAGGATGACCGCAGCGGCAAAAACGATGTTTTCCATTATGAAGGCGGGGCGCGTCAATTTGTTGAGTTTCTCAACGAGGATAAGTCGGTGCTGCATGAAGTCATTCATTTTGCTGGCGAGCGTGAGGAAATTGAGGTTGAGGTGGCGCTTCAATACAATGATGGCTATACGGAAACGCTGGCTTCATTCGTTAATGCCATTCCTACACGCGGCGGCGGTACGCATGAAACGGGCTTCAAGACTGCGTATACGCGCGTCATGAACGATTATGCGCGCAAAACCGCGATGCTCAAGGAGAAGGACAAAAACCTGGAAGGCAATGACCTGCGAGAAGGCATGATGGCGGTCATCAACATCAAGATGTCTGAGGTGGAATTCGTCGGGCAGACGAAGGATCAGCTTGGGAGCGCGTCTGCTCGTGGCGTCGTTGATGCCATTGTAACGGAGAAAATGCAAGTGTTTCTCGAAGAAAATCCGCAGGTAGCGCAGCTGCTGCTCAAGAAGGCTGTTCAGGCTTCGAAGGCGCGGGAAGCGGCGCGCAAGGCGCGCGAGGATATGCGCAGCGGCAAGAAGAAGAGCGAAAGCTCCAATCTTGGCGGCAAGCTGACGCCGGCGCAGTCGAAGGATGTGACGCGCAATGAGCTGTTTATCGTCGAAGGCGACTCGGCGGGCGGCTCGGCCAAGCAGGGGCGTGATTCGAAGCATCAGGCGATTTTGCCGCTTAAGGGTAAGCCGATGAATCCGGAGAAGGCCAAGCTGCATGATATTTTGAAAAACGACGAGTATAAAATGATCATCGCCGCGATTGGCGCAGGCGTAGGCCCGGAATTTGATTCCGAGGAATGCAACTATCACAAAATTATTATTATGACGGATGCCGATACGGACGGTGCCCATATTCAGGTGCTGCTTCTGACGTTCTTCTATCGTTATATGAAGCCGCTCATCGACAGCGGACGCGTATATATTGCTCAGCCGCCGCTTTACAAGCTGACGCGGAAATCCGGCAAGCTGGAGACGGTGCGTTATGCGTGGACGGATGAGCAACTGCAAAATTATTTAAAGGAATTCGGCAAAAACTTTGAGCTTCAGCGCTATAAAGGACTTGGCGAGATGAATCCGGAGCAGCTGTGGGAAACGACGATGAATCCGGAGACGCGGACGATGCTGCAAGTGCAGATCGAGGATGCTGCGAAGGCGGAGCGCCGTGTGTCTGCGCTGATGGGCGACAAGGTTGATCCACGCAAGCGCTGGATTTTGGAAAATGTTGATTTTGCGGAATATGAGGAATAG
- a CDS encoding class I SAM-dependent methyltransferase, with protein MYVSDKWRDYEVIDTGNGDKLERWGSYILRRPDPQIIWPIAKENGLWKKTDGHYHRSSSGGGEWQFNSQLPERWTISYGELSFHIKPTSFKHTGLFPEQAVNWSWMMDKIRTANRPIRVLNLFAYSGGATVAAAAAGAEVVHVDASKGMVQWAKENAQLSGLSDKPIRFITDDVFKFVQREQRRGRQYDAIIMDPPSYGRGPNGETWKLEENLFPFLEFCTTILSDNPLFMLINSYTTGLSPSVLHNLLHMTMAKRFGGAIHCGEIGLPITASGLNLPCGILGRWESV; from the coding sequence ATGTACGTATCAGATAAATGGAGAGATTACGAGGTTATAGATACAGGAAATGGAGATAAGCTGGAGCGCTGGGGCTCCTATATTTTGCGCAGACCAGACCCGCAAATTATTTGGCCGATAGCGAAGGAGAATGGCCTGTGGAAAAAAACCGATGGCCACTACCATCGCAGCTCCTCAGGCGGCGGCGAATGGCAGTTCAATTCCCAGCTGCCTGAGCGCTGGACAATTTCATATGGAGAGCTGTCCTTTCATATTAAGCCGACAAGCTTCAAGCATACGGGGCTATTTCCTGAGCAAGCGGTAAACTGGAGCTGGATGATGGACAAAATTCGCACGGCAAACCGTCCGATTCGCGTGCTGAATCTTTTTGCCTATTCCGGTGGAGCTACGGTTGCCGCTGCGGCAGCCGGTGCAGAGGTTGTTCATGTGGATGCCTCCAAGGGCATGGTGCAGTGGGCAAAAGAAAACGCTCAGCTTTCCGGGCTTTCCGATAAGCCGATTCGTTTCATTACCGATGATGTATTCAAGTTTGTGCAACGCGAGCAGCGTCGTGGCCGGCAATATGATGCTATTATTATGGACCCGCCATCCTATGGACGCGGCCCGAATGGCGAGACATGGAAGCTGGAAGAGAACCTGTTCCCGTTCCTTGAGTTTTGCACGACGATTTTATCCGATAATCCATTATTTATGCTCATTAATTCGTACACGACGGGATTATCCCCTTCCGTGCTTCATAATCTGCTCCATATGACGATGGCGAAACGCTTTGGCGGAGCTATTCATTGCGGCGAAATCGGCCTGCCGATTACCGCATCCGGGCTTAATCTGCCTTGCGGCATATTGGGCCGCTGGGAGTCTGTCTAA
- a CDS encoding phosphatase PAP2 family protein yields the protein MLLFAITAQLASRTEPSQLDKEIAAFAEQMRGEGWTAFFKAVSYLGSSLFIIAATFALFAWFGWRSGWLKAAPIIMGTGLVYITNTLAKMAFGRGRPEEAWGIEAAGASFPSGNAMLALSLYGLAAIWIGRDVWLSQTTKRISYVIAALLILLMGASRLYFSVHYATDIIGGFAASFAILALMMAILTARR from the coding sequence GTGCTTCTATTTGCAATAACAGCACAGCTGGCTTCACGTACAGAGCCGTCACAGCTCGACAAAGAAATAGCCGCATTCGCTGAGCAAATGCGGGGAGAAGGCTGGACAGCTTTTTTCAAAGCGGTATCTTATTTAGGTTCTTCGTTATTTATTATTGCAGCGACTTTTGCGCTTTTTGCATGGTTCGGCTGGCGCAGCGGCTGGCTGAAAGCAGCACCCATTATAATGGGCACTGGACTTGTATACATAACGAATACGTTGGCCAAAATGGCCTTTGGCCGAGGCCGGCCAGAGGAGGCTTGGGGTATAGAGGCAGCTGGCGCAAGCTTCCCAAGCGGAAATGCGATGCTGGCGCTTTCGCTTTACGGGCTGGCAGCTATATGGATTGGAAGGGATGTCTGGCTCAGTCAAACGACGAAGCGGATCAGCTATGTAATCGCAGCATTGCTTATTTTATTGATGGGCGCCTCGAGGCTCTATTTCAGCGTCCATTATGCAACCGACATTATTGGCGGGTTCGCAGCCAGCTTTGCTATCCTCGCACTTATGATGGCTATTCTGACGGCTCGCCGCTAA
- the gyrA gene encoding DNA gyrase subunit A: MSILEQFLPAFLEEIVGDRFGRYSKYIIQDRAIPDVRDGLKPVQRRILYAMYDSGNTPDKPYRKSAKTVGDVMGNYHPHGDSSIYEGMVRMAQPWKMGHILVDGHGNWGSMDDDPAAAMRYTEARLSPLAIELLRDIDKRTVMFKDNFDNTTKEPVVLPSRYPNLLVNGASGISAGFATEIPPHNLREVIDGCIAVMNRPETTLEELMHIIKGPDFPTGGLIMGEEGIRDAYATGKGRIYLRAKTAIEDMRGGRQQIVITEIPYQVVKSRLVTAMENIRLEKKVEGIAEVRDESGRNGLRIVIELKKDTDANGILAYLLKKTDLQVAYSFNMVAIVNKTPQQLGIRQMLDAYIAHQKEVVTFRTQYDLEKAEDRAHVLEGLVKALNLLDEVIAAIKASKNRADAQQNLVQKFAFSERQADAILTLQLYRLTNLEITSLEKEHKEVMKRIAYLRSILNSDKKLIGVIRDEMMEIHTKFGMDRRSDIQGEVEELKVNLEVMVTPEEVLVTLSNEGYMKRTSMLSFTRSGGEVSNAGVKEGDIIRGLYAVNTIDNLLLFTKKGQYYTLPVHQIPEFKWKDTGTAIVNIVPIPKDDAIISVIPVKDFNVPGASLVFVTKRGQVKRTELKDYMSTRSTAIAACKVAEGDEVIKIMPSDGTKQLMLVSKQGWSIRFSESEVNTMGRVAGGVRGMQLKEDDELIAAEWVSEDEGELFVVSDLGYAKRSLLLDYPVQGRGGKGVQTFEFKEGKRVKPNGSAIVYAVYCKEAIDLVALTSSGAKLPLTTEKSPIDDRRSIGRAIVPLEKNDAISAVIVRPSDIIQS, translated from the coding sequence ATGAGCATTTTGGAACAGTTTCTTCCAGCTTTTCTTGAAGAAATCGTGGGCGACCGCTTCGGCCGCTACTCTAAATATATTATTCAGGACCGCGCGATTCCCGATGTGCGCGATGGCTTGAAGCCGGTACAGCGGCGTATTTTGTACGCGATGTACGATTCCGGCAATACGCCGGACAAGCCATATCGCAAGTCTGCCAAAACAGTCGGAGATGTAATGGGCAACTATCATCCACACGGCGACTCGTCAATTTATGAAGGCATGGTGCGGATGGCGCAGCCTTGGAAAATGGGGCATATCCTCGTTGACGGTCACGGCAACTGGGGCTCTATGGATGATGATCCCGCAGCGGCGATGCGTTATACGGAAGCTCGTTTATCTCCGCTGGCTATTGAGCTGCTGAGAGATATTGATAAGCGTACGGTTATGTTCAAGGATAACTTTGATAATACGACGAAAGAGCCGGTTGTGCTGCCGTCACGCTATCCCAATTTGCTCGTAAATGGGGCCAGCGGCATCTCTGCCGGCTTTGCGACTGAAATCCCGCCCCATAACTTGCGTGAGGTCATTGATGGCTGTATCGCGGTTATGAACCGCCCTGAGACGACGCTCGAAGAGCTGATGCATATTATTAAGGGGCCTGATTTCCCAACGGGCGGACTCATTATGGGTGAGGAAGGCATACGCGATGCATATGCGACCGGCAAAGGCCGCATTTATTTGCGCGCCAAAACAGCGATTGAGGATATGCGTGGCGGACGCCAGCAAATCGTGATCACTGAAATTCCTTATCAGGTCGTCAAATCACGTCTTGTGACGGCAATGGAAAATATTCGTCTGGAGAAAAAGGTCGAAGGCATTGCGGAGGTTCGCGATGAGAGTGGACGGAACGGCCTGCGAATCGTAATTGAGCTGAAGAAGGATACGGATGCAAACGGCATTTTGGCCTATTTGCTGAAAAAGACCGATTTGCAGGTTGCTTATAGCTTTAATATGGTCGCTATCGTGAATAAAACGCCGCAGCAGCTTGGCATTCGCCAAATGCTTGATGCGTATATTGCCCATCAGAAGGAAGTTGTAACCTTCCGTACGCAATATGATCTGGAAAAGGCCGAGGATCGTGCTCATGTGCTGGAAGGGCTTGTGAAGGCGCTAAATTTGCTTGATGAAGTGATCGCTGCGATTAAAGCGTCGAAAAACCGTGCCGATGCCCAGCAAAATCTCGTGCAGAAGTTTGCGTTCAGCGAGCGCCAGGCGGATGCGATTTTGACGTTGCAGCTGTATCGTCTGACGAATTTGGAAATTACGTCGCTGGAGAAAGAGCATAAGGAAGTCATGAAGCGCATTGCCTATTTGCGCAGTATTCTGAACAGCGATAAGAAGCTGATCGGAGTCATTCGTGACGAGATGATGGAAATTCATACGAAGTTCGGAATGGACCGTCGTTCCGATATTCAAGGAGAGGTTGAGGAGCTTAAGGTTAACCTTGAGGTAATGGTTACGCCTGAGGAAGTGCTCGTCACCTTGAGCAATGAAGGCTACATGAAGCGGACAAGCATGCTGTCCTTCACGCGTTCCGGCGGAGAGGTTAGCAATGCCGGCGTTAAGGAAGGCGATATTATCCGCGGCTTGTACGCCGTCAACACGATAGATAATTTGCTGCTCTTCACGAAAAAAGGGCAATATTACACGCTGCCGGTTCATCAAATTCCAGAGTTTAAATGGAAGGATACAGGGACTGCAATCGTCAATATTGTTCCTATACCGAAGGATGATGCGATTATTAGCGTCATTCCCGTGAAGGATTTTAATGTTCCAGGCGCTTCTCTCGTCTTTGTAACGAAGCGTGGACAGGTGAAGCGGACTGAACTCAAGGATTATATGTCAACGCGCTCAACTGCGATTGCGGCCTGCAAGGTAGCTGAGGGCGACGAGGTCATTAAAATTATGCCAAGCGATGGCACGAAGCAGCTAATGCTTGTGAGCAAGCAGGGCTGGAGCATTCGCTTCTCCGAAAGCGAAGTGAACACGATGGGCCGTGTCGCTGGAGGCGTACGCGGCATGCAGCTGAAGGAAGACGATGAACTGATCGCAGCGGAATGGGTCTCCGAGGACGAAGGAGAATTATTCGTCGTCTCCGATCTTGGATATGCCAAGCGCTCGCTGCTGCTGGATTACCCTGTTCAGGGCAGAGGCGGCAAAGGCGTTCAGACATTTGAATTTAAAGAAGGCAAGCGCGTGAAGCCGAATGGCTCGGCAATTGTGTATGCTGTTTATTGCAAGGAAGCGATTGATCTCGTAGCGCTCACGTCATCCGGCGCTAAGCTGCCGCTAACGACGGAGAAATCGCCAATTGATGATCGCAGATCGATTGGTCGAGCGATCGTTCCACTTGAGAAAAATGATGCCATATCAGCGGTCATCGTCCGTCCATCTGATATCATTCAATCATAA
- a CDS encoding MarR family transcriptional regulator, with amino-acid sequence MVSDEFTRLWTKLSREWRTGLEEGLAPLTEGQLNVLDLLLQNQPMKPSDLLQHLATTPAAITTLLDRMERNELIVRTRDTADRRIVWISVSSKGKSEAQRGKEVRTKLISEALDRISSHNQQLLVYLLGKVANR; translated from the coding sequence ATGGTTTCTGATGAATTTACTCGATTGTGGACGAAGCTAAGCAGAGAATGGAGGACAGGTCTGGAAGAGGGGCTGGCGCCGCTCACTGAAGGTCAGCTAAATGTGCTGGATTTATTGCTGCAGAACCAACCGATGAAGCCATCTGATCTATTGCAGCATTTGGCCACGACACCGGCAGCGATTACTACTTTGCTCGATCGTATGGAGCGTAATGAACTAATTGTACGTACAAGAGATACAGCTGATAGACGAATTGTATGGATATCTGTTTCCAGCAAAGGGAAATCAGAGGCACAGCGTGGCAAGGAAGTACGCACAAAGCTCATTTCTGAAGCGCTGGATCGGATTTCCTCTCATAATCAGCAGCTGCTTGTTTACTTATTAGGCAAGGTAGCGAATAGATAA
- a CDS encoding ABC transporter ATP-binding protein has translation MEQTNVVLQVTNLSKKIRGKQIIHDVSFEVRAGEIFGFLGPNGSGKTTTIRMLVDLIKPTSGQIRICGHDVQKQPELALRHIGSIVENPEMYGFMTGWDNLQYFANMLNDVDEARISEVVEIVSLTERIHEKVKTYSLGMKQRLGIAQALLGRPKLLILDEPTNGLDPLGIKELRAFVRMLAGEGISLFISSHLLSEIQLMCDRVAIINKGRVLAVGSVDELVQQAGTYVLWQLEPREQGIALLLQGGKAAIVSEEEHRIDESVLASMPGAVVTTMPLEDIAGTVKRLVAAGISVEGVHKAAPTLEELFLNMTEGKSLA, from the coding sequence ATGGAACAGACAAATGTAGTGCTGCAAGTGACAAATCTAAGCAAAAAAATTCGCGGCAAGCAAATTATTCACGATGTCAGCTTCGAGGTGCGAGCGGGTGAAATTTTTGGCTTCCTTGGGCCGAATGGCTCTGGCAAAACGACGACGATTCGCATGCTGGTCGATCTGATTAAGCCGACCTCCGGGCAAATACGAATTTGCGGGCATGATGTCCAGAAGCAGCCGGAGCTGGCGCTTCGCCATATCGGGAGCATTGTAGAAAACCCTGAAATGTATGGATTTATGACGGGCTGGGACAATTTGCAGTATTTTGCCAATATGCTTAATGATGTGGATGAGGCGAGAATTAGCGAGGTTGTTGAAATCGTCAGTTTGACAGAGCGTATTCATGAAAAAGTCAAAACATACTCGCTCGGCATGAAGCAGCGTTTAGGCATTGCCCAAGCGTTGCTAGGACGTCCGAAGCTGCTTATACTTGATGAACCGACAAATGGGCTTGATCCTCTAGGTATCAAGGAGCTGAGAGCTTTTGTGCGAATGCTTGCCGGCGAAGGCATCAGCCTGTTTATTTCAAGTCATTTGCTAAGTGAAATTCAACTGATGTGCGATAGAGTAGCCATTATCAACAAAGGCCGAGTGCTTGCCGTTGGCTCGGTGGACGAGCTGGTGCAGCAGGCTGGAACGTATGTATTATGGCAGCTGGAGCCTCGGGAGCAAGGGATTGCTTTGCTGCTGCAAGGCGGCAAGGCAGCCATCGTCTCGGAGGAGGAGCACCGTATTGATGAAAGCGTGCTTGCCAGCATGCCGGGTGCCGTCGTGACAACGATGCCGCTGGAGGATATTGCAGGTACCGTGAAGAGGCTCGTGGCAGCGGGCATTAGCGTAGAAGGGGTGCACAAAGCCGCTCCTACACTGGAAGAATTGTTTTTGAACATGACGGAGGGGAAAAGCCTTGCATAA
- a CDS encoding RluA family pseudouridine synthase has protein sequence MAGSSGDSIGEIPVLFEDNHILAVVKQPGIPSQEDHTGTPDMLTLLKRDLKKRHNKPGNVFLGLIHRLDQPVGGAMLFAKTSKAASRLSEAVRSRNFGKTYVCVVHGKPHAASGKLRHFIRKDAKLNQVTVFKQEAPEAKEAVLEYTVISSTDRYSLIAVMLHTGRPHQIRAQMAFIGCPLVADRKYGAPQTSGVADIALWSTSVSVSHPITKEHVCFRSIPYGSKAWGWWPQAELKAAADVYLAEGDSAYAPKD, from the coding sequence ATGGCAGGCTCCTCTGGGGACAGCATTGGCGAAATTCCAGTGCTGTTTGAGGACAATCATATATTGGCCGTTGTAAAGCAGCCGGGCATTCCCTCCCAAGAGGATCACACCGGTACGCCGGATATGCTCACGCTGCTCAAACGCGATTTAAAAAAACGCCACAATAAGCCGGGAAATGTATTTCTCGGCCTTATTCACCGGCTTGATCAGCCTGTAGGCGGCGCCATGCTGTTCGCCAAAACCTCCAAAGCGGCCTCGCGGCTCTCCGAAGCTGTACGCAGCCGAAATTTTGGCAAAACCTATGTGTGCGTCGTACATGGCAAGCCTCATGCCGCAAGCGGCAAGCTTCGCCACTTTATACGCAAGGATGCGAAGCTGAATCAAGTGACCGTATTCAAGCAGGAAGCGCCTGAGGCGAAGGAGGCTGTGCTGGAGTATACTGTTATATCCAGTACAGACCGTTATTCTTTGATAGCGGTCATGCTGCATACGGGTCGGCCTCATCAAATTCGCGCGCAAATGGCCTTTATTGGCTGCCCGCTTGTAGCTGACCGCAAATATGGAGCGCCGCAAACGAGCGGCGTTGCCGATATCGCGCTGTGGTCTACTTCCGTTTCGGTTTCCCATCCTATAACGAAGGAGCACGTCTGCTTCCGTTCCATCCCTTATGGCTCGAAAGCTTGGGGCTGGTGGCCGCAAGCTGAGCTCAAAGCCGCAGCAGACGTTTACTTGGCTGAAGGAGATTCCGCATATGCGCCGAAGGACTAA
- a CDS encoding CapA family protein: MRRRTKIHLAVNLLLLLLAAAGLLIIFYPTLASSLPFTAHFTANSGDSSLEVASEAGAGAQQSAAPSATTSPVPSSDPSPVPTTTKEAASPLPSPSNSYQEALWVAVGDIMMHSPELPGAYNKKTKSYNFDPFFQDVEPILKEGDWVLANLETPVAGSAFAYTGYPTFNAPVALLDALQNAGFNILTNANNHVLDKGEKGLLLTLKHMKEKGFITKGSAATQKEADTNMIVEKNGIRMGLLAYTYGTNGIAIPKGKPYMVPLIDEPKMIGDIKKLKKAGADFVTVALHFGTEYQTKPNEEQKRLARKLIAEGADIIAGSHTHVIQPYEVLEATDDNGRERQGLIIYSMGNFISNQRGDTKDYGVIYQVLIRKNNGDGSIQLADIEAIPTWVYRYKPDHHYRYRILPVEQTLAEQSSKLLTPDLYASLKKNLTLLRTRLESMS, from the coding sequence ATGCGCCGAAGGACTAAAATTCATCTTGCCGTCAATTTGCTCCTGCTGCTGCTCGCAGCAGCAGGACTCCTTATAATTTTTTACCCGACGCTAGCAAGCTCATTACCGTTTACCGCTCATTTTACTGCTAACAGCGGCGATTCCTCGCTGGAAGTGGCGTCGGAAGCAGGCGCCGGCGCACAACAGTCAGCAGCTCCTAGTGCAACAACCTCCCCTGTGCCTTCATCTGATCCATCACCAGTACCTACAACAACGAAGGAAGCCGCCTCTCCCCTACCCAGCCCTTCTAATAGCTATCAGGAAGCGCTATGGGTCGCAGTTGGCGATATTATGATGCACTCCCCGGAGCTGCCTGGCGCTTATAATAAGAAGACGAAAAGCTATAACTTCGATCCTTTCTTTCAAGATGTAGAGCCGATATTGAAGGAAGGCGACTGGGTTTTGGCGAATTTAGAAACGCCTGTTGCCGGATCAGCATTCGCTTATACGGGTTACCCGACGTTTAATGCGCCTGTTGCCCTGCTTGATGCGCTGCAAAACGCCGGCTTCAACATATTGACCAATGCCAACAACCATGTGCTCGACAAAGGCGAGAAAGGGCTGCTGCTGACGCTTAAGCATATGAAGGAGAAGGGCTTTATTACAAAAGGCTCCGCCGCCACACAAAAGGAAGCGGATACAAATATGATCGTCGAAAAAAACGGGATTCGCATGGGGCTGCTCGCATACACATACGGTACGAACGGCATTGCTATTCCTAAAGGAAAACCTTATATGGTTCCGCTAATTGACGAGCCAAAAATGATAGGTGACATTAAGAAGCTGAAAAAAGCAGGCGCTGATTTCGTTACGGTGGCGCTCCATTTTGGAACGGAGTATCAGACGAAGCCAAATGAGGAGCAGAAGAGGCTTGCCCGCAAGCTGATTGCGGAGGGCGCCGATATTATCGCCGGCTCGCATACGCATGTTATTCAGCCCTATGAGGTGCTGGAGGCTACGGATGACAACGGGCGCGAGCGCCAAGGACTTATTATTTATTCGATGGGCAATTTTATTTCCAATCAACGTGGAGACACGAAGGATTATGGCGTTATTTATCAAGTGCTTATCCGCAAAAATAACGGGGACGGCAGCATCCAGCTTGCCGATATTGAAGCGATTCCGACTTGGGTTTACCGCTACAAGCCAGATCATCATTATCGCTATCGCATATTGCCTGTCGAGCAAACGCTTGCGGAGCAGTCAAGCAAGCTGCTCACCCCGGATTTATATGCTTCTCTGAAAAAAAATCTCACCCTGCTGCGAACTCGGCTCGAGTCCATGTCCTAA
- a CDS encoding ABC transporter permease, producing the protein MHKLLLLTENETLKMWKKRRFLVIILVLLVIIPMFTYAQLTVAQNNKDKFADWRNEVLQQITDMQNRLSSNRIPEEWKKQQRIAVQQLQYYLDHDVNPSSPNGVTFTREFMNNAVGLFIPLLVLTIASDLVSGERGTGTIKMLLTKPVRRWKVLFSKLAALTLYVSLLVGVMVLLCYLISGMFFGYGGWGLPIFTGFIINGSEVDTSFVHVVPQWLYMLMQTGLVWLSAMTVAILALMVSVLVRSTAASMVIMMASVIAGTILSSMSSSWENAKYLFAVNLNLPAYLEGSPPPIEGMSFSFSLIVLAIWAIAGLIVSFSVFTKQDILN; encoded by the coding sequence TTGCATAAACTACTGCTTCTGACCGAGAATGAAACCTTGAAGATGTGGAAAAAAAGAAGGTTTCTCGTCATTATCCTCGTACTCCTTGTTATTATTCCAATGTTCACGTATGCTCAGTTAACCGTAGCCCAGAACAATAAAGACAAGTTTGCTGACTGGCGCAACGAGGTGCTGCAGCAAATTACGGATATGCAAAACAGGCTGTCGAGCAATCGGATTCCTGAGGAGTGGAAAAAACAGCAGCGTATAGCCGTACAGCAGCTCCAATATTATTTAGATCATGATGTCAATCCGAGCAGCCCGAACGGCGTGACGTTCACGCGGGAGTTTATGAATAATGCGGTTGGGCTGTTTATTCCGCTGCTTGTCTTGACCATTGCCTCTGATCTCGTATCCGGCGAACGCGGCACCGGAACGATCAAAATGCTGCTGACCAAGCCGGTTCGCAGATGGAAGGTGCTGTTTAGCAAGCTTGCGGCGCTTACGCTTTATGTATCGCTGCTTGTCGGCGTGATGGTGCTGCTTTGTTATTTGATATCGGGCATGTTTTTCGGCTATGGAGGCTGGGGCTTGCCAATCTTTACCGGTTTTATAATCAATGGCAGCGAGGTTGACACAAGCTTTGTGCATGTTGTGCCCCAGTGGTTGTATATGCTCATGCAGACGGGACTCGTATGGCTGTCCGCCATGACGGTAGCGATTCTCGCCTTGATGGTGTCGGTTCTTGTAAGAAGCACAGCGGCAAGCATGGTCATTATGATGGCTTCCGTTATTGCAGGAACCATCCTTTCGAGCATGTCCTCCTCATGGGAAAATGCCAAATATTTATTCGCCGTGAACCTCAATTTACCGGCATATTTGGAAGGGTCGCCGCCGCCGATTGAGGGAATGTCATTTTCTTTTTCCCTTATCGTGCTTGCGATTTGGGCGATTGCGGGGCTTATTGTCTCGTTCAGCGTCTTTACTAAACAGGACATCTTGAATTAA